In a genomic window of Paracoccaceae bacterium:
- a CDS encoding site-specific integrase — MASITKLPSGAYRVQIRRKGRYASETFLRRDDAHRWARQAETRVDQGLAPNKSSVSRLQTFGDLIDLHITDMCEVGKPPRRSKAATLTTLKRDLGKEKIGHLDRQKLIDYGKMRAEQGAGPVTLGIDIGVIKMIITHAAAVHGLDISPEPVDLARVALKRLGLIGKGTERDRRPTTDELNRLFRCFDDNERLTLPMTRIVKFAVATAMRLDEICRVEWTDLDVDRRMLMIRDRKDPRNKTGNDQRIPLFAATGFDAWALVTEQAKELGHARGRIFPYNSKSVGTAFRRACVEVSVKDLHFHDLRHEGTSRLFEAGFAIEQVSLVTGHKDWKMLRRYTHIRPETLHRLAASRAPSPLETRAAERPESQRGAVPARDGFGGRERGFRPPVAGENP, encoded by the coding sequence ATGGCCTCCATCACCAAGCTTCCCTCCGGAGCCTACCGGGTCCAGATCAGACGAAAGGGCCGCTACGCGAGCGAGACGTTCCTCCGCCGCGACGACGCCCATCGTTGGGCCCGCCAGGCGGAGACCCGGGTCGATCAGGGGCTGGCGCCGAACAAGTCGTCCGTTTCCCGCCTCCAGACCTTTGGCGACCTCATCGATCTTCATATAACCGATATGTGCGAGGTAGGGAAACCGCCGCGTCGCAGCAAGGCCGCCACGCTCACGACGCTCAAGCGCGATCTGGGCAAGGAGAAGATCGGGCACCTCGACCGGCAGAAGCTGATCGACTACGGCAAGATGCGTGCGGAGCAAGGTGCGGGCCCGGTCACTCTCGGCATCGATATCGGCGTGATCAAGATGATCATCACCCATGCGGCGGCTGTGCACGGGCTCGACATCTCTCCGGAACCCGTCGATCTGGCGCGCGTGGCGCTCAAACGTCTCGGCCTGATCGGCAAGGGCACAGAGCGGGATCGTCGCCCTACCACGGACGAGTTGAACCGCCTCTTCCGCTGCTTCGATGACAACGAACGCCTGACCCTGCCGATGACGCGGATCGTCAAGTTCGCGGTGGCCACGGCCATGCGGCTCGACGAAATCTGCCGCGTCGAATGGACCGATCTCGACGTCGACCGCCGGATGCTCATGATCCGCGACAGGAAGGACCCGCGCAACAAGACCGGGAACGACCAGCGGATCCCACTCTTCGCCGCCACGGGGTTCGATGCCTGGGCATTGGTGACCGAACAAGCCAAGGAACTCGGGCACGCAAGGGGCCGGATCTTTCCCTACAACTCGAAATCGGTCGGAACGGCCTTCCGGCGCGCCTGCGTCGAGGTCAGCGTGAAGGACCTGCATTTCCACGATCTACGCCATGAGGGCACAAGCCGCCTGTTCGAGGCCGGCTTCGCCATTGAGCAAGTCTCGCTGGTCACCGGCCACAAAGATTGGAAAATGCTGCGCCGCTACACCCATATCCGCCCGGAAACGCTGCACCGGCTCGCCGCGTCGCGCGCCCCTTCCCCGCTCGAGACCCGCGCTGCGGAGCGACCCGAGAGTCAGAGGGGAGCCGTCCCGGCCCGTGACGGGTTTGGAGGTCGAGAGAGAGGCTTTCGGCCGCCCGTCGCGGGAGAAAACCCATGA
- the dusA gene encoding tRNA dihydrouridine(20/20a) synthase DusA encodes MQINQHARLSIAPMMDWTDRHCRYLHRRLSKHVLLYTEMVTSAALVRGNALHLLEYSQCEHPVALQLGGSDPRELAQAAMLGEKAGYCEINLNVGCPSDRVQSGCFGAILMEQPALVARCVAAMQSVVSVPVTVKCRIGVDDQDPEVALPEFLSHVVGAGCERVAIHARKAWLQGLSPKENRDIPPLDYDLVMRMKGLFPNLHISINGGITSLQQAQAFLDAGLDGVMIGRAAYHDPAAILCDADPVIFGKGHRVEPEDAVLEMLPYIEAHLSAGGKLGQVTRHMLGLFTGRPGARAWRRILSEGAHKTDAGTELVRTALEQITQNDPLRHVG; translated from the coding sequence ATGCAAATAAATCAACACGCTAGATTATCTATTGCGCCGATGATGGATTGGACAGATCGCCATTGTCGGTATCTCCACAGGCGGTTGAGCAAACACGTTCTGCTATACACTGAGATGGTGACTTCTGCGGCGCTGGTGCGTGGTAACGCATTGCACTTATTGGAATATTCCCAATGCGAGCATCCCGTTGCATTACAACTCGGGGGCTCAGACCCACGAGAACTCGCACAAGCGGCGATGCTTGGCGAGAAGGCGGGGTACTGCGAAATCAATCTAAACGTCGGTTGTCCGTCTGATCGGGTGCAATCGGGGTGTTTCGGAGCCATACTCATGGAACAACCTGCGTTAGTGGCGCGGTGTGTCGCTGCTATGCAATCTGTCGTGTCCGTGCCAGTCACGGTCAAATGCCGTATCGGCGTTGATGATCAGGACCCCGAAGTGGCTTTACCAGAGTTTCTCTCTCACGTGGTCGGGGCCGGATGTGAACGCGTCGCAATTCATGCGCGCAAAGCATGGCTGCAAGGCCTCAGCCCCAAAGAAAATCGCGATATTCCGCCTCTGGACTATGATCTGGTGATGCGCATGAAGGGTCTTTTCCCAAATCTTCATATTTCAATCAACGGTGGGATCACTTCGTTGCAGCAGGCTCAGGCTTTTTTGGATGCCGGGCTTGACGGGGTGATGATTGGGCGCGCTGCATATCATGATCCTGCTGCCATACTGTGTGATGCGGACCCGGTCATTTTCGGTAAAGGGCACCGGGTGGAACCTGAAGACGCCGTGTTGGAAATGCTGCCCTATATCGAGGCACACCTTAGCGCGGGTGGCAAATTGGGGCAGGTCACCCGTCATATGTTGGGGTTGTTCACCGGGCGCCCCGGTGCGCGGGCGTGGCGCCGTATCCTGTCGGAAGGCGCTCATAAAACGGACGCGGGGACGGAACTTGTGCGCACGGCGTTGGAGCAAATCACGCAAAACGACCCGCTACGTCATGTTGGCTGA
- a CDS encoding inositol monophosphatase family protein has product MVGSANLNIMIKAARRAGRSLVKDFREVENLQVSMKGAGDFVSRADINAEKIIKEDLMDARPTYGWLGEEGGGEEGQDPTRRWIVDPLDGTTNFLHGLPHWAVSIALEHKGQIVAGVVFDPAKDEMFFAEKGAGAWMNESRLRVSGRSKMIESLFSTGLPFGGRADLPDTLKEMARIAPVCSGIRRWGAAALDISYVAAGRFDGFWERRLNAWDIAAGLIIVREAGGLAEPIHPSGNIVEDGTIICANEALFSPLAKMVRG; this is encoded by the coding sequence ATGGTTGGCAGTGCAAATCTCAATATCATGATCAAAGCTGCGCGCCGCGCGGGTCGTTCGCTGGTCAAAGACTTTCGCGAAGTTGAAAACCTTCAGGTGTCCATGAAAGGTGCAGGCGACTTTGTCAGCCGTGCCGACATCAATGCCGAAAAAATCATCAAAGAAGATTTGATGGACGCGCGCCCGACCTATGGTTGGCTTGGCGAAGAGGGTGGCGGCGAGGAAGGCCAGGACCCGACGCGCCGCTGGATTGTGGATCCGCTGGATGGCACGACGAATTTCCTGCATGGGCTGCCACACTGGGCGGTTTCGATTGCGCTGGAGCACAAAGGCCAGATCGTGGCGGGCGTGGTGTTTGACCCGGCCAAAGACGAGATGTTCTTTGCCGAAAAAGGCGCGGGCGCTTGGATGAATGAAAGCCGTTTGCGCGTTTCTGGTCGTTCCAAGATGATTGAAAGCCTGTTTTCCACCGGGTTGCCCTTTGGCGGCCGAGCTGATTTGCCCGACACGCTCAAGGAAATGGCGCGGATCGCGCCGGTGTGTTCAGGCATTCGTCGTTGGGGTGCTGCAGCACTGGATATATCCTATGTGGCGGCGGGCCGTTTTGACGGGTTTTGGGAGCGGCGCTTGAATGCGTGGGATATTGCGGCGGGTTTGATAATCGTACGTGAAGCGGGCGGATTGGCGGAACCCATCCATCCCTCTGGCAACATCGTCGAGGACGGTACGATTATTTGCGCCAATGAGGCGCTGTTTTCGCCCCTGGCCAAAATGGTACGTGGCTGA
- a CDS encoding rhomboid family intramembrane serine protease → MFPIRDHNPSGRTPYVTYILMAVNIVIFLSYFSIMQDARLINAFWSNWALIPARLDAGQGTYTLFTSMFLHGGWMHLIGNMLFLFIFGDNIEDEMGHIRYLVFYLVAGAAAGWIQYITAPTSMVPMVGASGAIAGVMGAYLLLFPKAKVDILIIFIVFFRIFPIPAWIMLAVWFALQFVGGIGTDPDAGGVAYWAHAGGFVAGLVLAVPLWLKRGGPAFWDRTQGHPPHPQAQYRLVTSSIPKAGRRSKSRGPWG, encoded by the coding sequence ATGTTTCCGATCCGAGACCATAACCCCTCCGGGCGCACGCCTTATGTCACCTACATCCTGATGGCGGTAAACATCGTCATTTTTCTAAGCTACTTCAGTATTATGCAGGATGCGCGGCTGATCAATGCGTTCTGGTCCAACTGGGCGTTGATCCCGGCACGTCTGGATGCGGGACAAGGCACTTACACCCTGTTCACGTCCATGTTCCTGCACGGCGGCTGGATGCATCTGATCGGCAATATGCTGTTTTTATTTATCTTTGGTGACAATATCGAAGATGAAATGGGGCATATCCGTTATCTGGTGTTTTATCTGGTCGCGGGCGCCGCAGCGGGTTGGATCCAATACATCACAGCCCCCACGTCAATGGTCCCGATGGTCGGGGCCTCTGGCGCCATCGCGGGCGTGATGGGGGCTTATCTTTTGCTTTTCCCAAAAGCCAAAGTCGATATTTTGATCATCTTCATCGTGTTTTTCCGCATTTTCCCAATCCCCGCATGGATCATGCTGGCCGTCTGGTTTGCGCTGCAGTTTGTGGGGGGCATCGGCACCGATCCGGACGCGGGGGGTGTTGCCTATTGGGCGCATGCCGGTGGATTTGTCGCAGGCTTGGTCCTGGCAGTCCCACTCTGGCTCAAACGCGGGGGGCCTGCGTTCTGGGACCGCACGCAGGGGCATCCACCGCATCCGCAAGCGCAGTATAGATTGGTAACAAGCAGCATCCCAAAGGCGGGCCGGCGCAGCAAGTCACGCGGACCTTGGGGTTAA
- the putA gene encoding bifunctional proline dehydrogenase/L-glutamate gamma-semialdehyde dehydrogenase PutA, with translation MARDIPVSLRHQIDSGTYADPESVLEDLIASAQITPEKRQAISASAAQLVRDIRGTTAPGLMEVFLAEYGLSTDEGVALMCLAEALLRVPDADTIDALIEDKITPSDWGRHLGHSTSSLVNASTWALMLTGRVLDDDQPGPVRHLRAAIKRLGEPVIRTAVSRAMKEMGRQFVLGENINSAMERAANMEKIGFTYSYDMLGEAARTEADAKRYHLSYSRAISAIATACTSPDIRRNPGISVKLSALHPRYEVAQEDAVMTDLVPRLRALALLAKSAGMGLNVDAEEADRLALSLEVIDRVMSEPALSGWDGFGIVVQAYGPRAGTVIQALYDMAERNDRKIMVRLVKGAYWDTEIKRAQVEGIDGFPVYTQKAATDVSYICNAKKLLGMTDRIYPQFATHNAHTVAAILEVADDPEVYEFQRLHGMGETLHKLVMAQNKTRCRIYAPVGAHKDLLAYLVRRLLENGANSSFVNQIVDENVPPEFVAADPFEMLATSPAPHIPKGPALFLPLRANAKGFDLAHTQTLDRIEAARGAFAAHTWAAAPLLAGQVDPKGQNVHVTNPANSDDSPGTVQNATATDVSEAFAQAEQWSAPLVERRAILLRAADVMEERYGELFALLAREAGKGLPDCVAELREGVDFLRYYAAQATNTPPAGVFVCISPWNFPFAIFCGQITAALAAGNAVLAKPAEQTPLAAHFAVSILHEAGVPRSALQLLPGAGDVGAMLTSDPRVGGVAFTGSTATALRIRASMAENCAPGTPLIAETGGLNAMIVDSTALPEQAVQSVIESAFQSAGQRCSALRCLYVQEDIAEDFTKMLTGAMDALRLGAPWHLSTDVGPVIDETARKGIADHITIARAEGRILAELATPEGGTFIAPTLIRVASIADLEREVFGPVLHIATFKSHELDSVIDTINATGYGLTFGLHTRIDDRVQHISERIEAGNIYINRNQIGAIVGSQPFGGEGLSGTGPKAGGPNYLPRFSAPDRETSDDMWEGGETALPALRYAAHAPQMTQSLPGPTGESNRLSALPRPSLLCMGPGAKTTATQARAVEALGGIAVMATGTIDPADLTNGPAYGGVLWWGDADTGRAIEVALGKRTGPITPLIPGRPDTARVLSERHVCVDTTASGGNAALLGAAT, from the coding sequence ATGGCTCGCGATATACCTGTCTCTTTGCGTCATCAGATCGATTCCGGCACCTATGCCGATCCAGAATCCGTATTGGAGGACTTGATTGCCTCGGCGCAGATCACGCCGGAAAAGAGGCAAGCGATCAGCGCCAGCGCTGCGCAGTTGGTGCGCGATATTCGGGGCACGACCGCTCCCGGTCTGATGGAGGTCTTTCTGGCAGAATACGGGTTGTCCACGGATGAAGGTGTGGCTTTGATGTGTCTGGCCGAAGCCCTATTGCGGGTGCCCGATGCGGATACGATAGATGCCCTGATCGAGGACAAGATCACGCCATCCGATTGGGGGCGTCACCTTGGGCATTCCACTTCTAGTCTTGTTAATGCCTCAACCTGGGCATTAATGCTGACGGGTCGTGTGCTGGATGATGATCAACCCGGCCCGGTGCGCCATCTGCGTGCGGCCATCAAGCGTCTCGGAGAGCCCGTCATCCGGACTGCTGTCAGCCGTGCCATGAAAGAAATGGGGCGCCAGTTCGTTCTTGGAGAAAACATCAACTCCGCCATGGAGCGCGCTGCAAACATGGAGAAAATAGGGTTTACCTATTCCTATGACATGCTCGGTGAAGCCGCGCGCACGGAAGCGGATGCCAAACGGTACCACCTCAGCTACAGCCGAGCGATTTCCGCCATTGCAACGGCTTGTACATCACCCGATATCCGCCGCAACCCGGGCATTTCTGTCAAACTGTCCGCGCTACACCCGCGTTATGAGGTTGCGCAAGAAGACGCAGTGATGACCGATCTGGTACCGCGACTACGTGCGCTGGCACTTTTGGCGAAATCAGCCGGGATGGGATTGAATGTCGATGCCGAAGAAGCCGACCGGCTGGCCCTGTCGCTGGAGGTCATCGACCGCGTGATGTCCGAGCCCGCCCTCTCGGGTTGGGATGGCTTTGGCATTGTCGTGCAAGCCTATGGCCCGCGCGCGGGCACTGTCATCCAAGCGCTATATGACATGGCCGAACGCAATGACCGCAAGATCATGGTACGTCTGGTGAAAGGCGCTTATTGGGACACCGAAATCAAACGCGCTCAGGTCGAAGGCATCGACGGGTTCCCCGTCTATACGCAAAAAGCAGCGACGGATGTGTCCTATATTTGCAATGCAAAGAAACTGCTGGGCATGACCGACAGGATTTATCCGCAATTTGCCACCCATAACGCGCATACGGTTGCGGCCATCTTGGAAGTTGCGGATGATCCCGAGGTTTATGAGTTTCAACGCCTCCACGGCATGGGGGAAACGCTGCACAAACTGGTGATGGCGCAAAACAAAACACGCTGTCGGATCTATGCCCCCGTGGGCGCGCACAAGGATTTGCTGGCTTATCTTGTGCGACGTCTGTTGGAAAATGGCGCGAATTCCAGTTTCGTGAACCAGATCGTGGATGAGAACGTCCCCCCGGAGTTCGTGGCCGCAGACCCGTTTGAGATGCTCGCGACAAGCCCTGCCCCGCACATACCAAAGGGCCCTGCCCTTTTCCTGCCCCTGCGCGCCAATGCCAAAGGGTTCGATCTGGCGCATACGCAAACCCTCGATAGAATCGAAGCAGCACGTGGGGCGTTTGCAGCGCATACATGGGCAGCAGCACCGTTATTGGCCGGACAGGTCGATCCGAAGGGACAAAACGTTCATGTCACCAATCCCGCCAATTCAGACGACTCTCCCGGCACCGTGCAAAACGCCACGGCCACGGATGTTTCCGAGGCATTCGCCCAAGCCGAACAGTGGTCGGCACCCCTTGTTGAACGTCGTGCTATCTTGTTGCGAGCAGCCGATGTGATGGAAGAGCGTTACGGCGAGTTGTTCGCACTTTTGGCGCGCGAGGCCGGCAAGGGTCTGCCGGATTGTGTTGCTGAATTGCGTGAAGGCGTTGATTTCCTGCGCTATTACGCAGCGCAAGCCACCAATACACCACCCGCCGGTGTGTTTGTCTGTATCTCGCCCTGGAACTTCCCATTTGCGATTTTCTGCGGTCAGATCACGGCAGCACTCGCCGCTGGGAACGCTGTTTTGGCCAAACCGGCAGAGCAAACCCCTCTCGCGGCGCATTTCGCCGTTTCCATCCTGCACGAAGCCGGCGTTCCACGCAGCGCTTTGCAGCTTTTGCCCGGTGCTGGCGATGTGGGTGCGATGCTCACTTCTGATCCCCGCGTGGGCGGTGTGGCCTTTACCGGCTCAACCGCGACTGCCTTGCGCATTCGCGCCTCAATGGCTGAAAACTGCGCGCCCGGCACCCCGTTGATTGCTGAAACTGGTGGCCTCAACGCCATGATCGTGGACAGCACCGCCCTGCCCGAGCAAGCCGTGCAGTCGGTGATTGAAAGCGCCTTTCAATCCGCTGGTCAACGATGCTCGGCGCTGCGGTGCCTCTATGTTCAAGAGGATATCGCCGAAGATTTCACCAAAATGTTGACCGGGGCGATGGATGCATTGCGCCTTGGTGCGCCGTGGCATTTGTCCACGGATGTGGGTCCGGTCATTGACGAGACCGCGCGCAAAGGCATTGCAGATCACATTACAATCGCACGTGCCGAGGGCCGTATTCTTGCCGAGCTTGCAACACCCGAAGGGGGCACATTCATCGCGCCGACCCTGATAAGGGTCGCAAGCATTGCCGACCTTGAGCGTGAAGTTTTTGGACCGGTGTTGCATATAGCGACATTCAAATCACATGAATTGGACAGTGTGATTGATACGATCAACGCGACCGGGTACGGGCTGACCTTTGGCCTGCACACCCGGATCGATGACCGCGTGCAACATATCTCAGAACGGATTGAGGCGGGTAACATCTATATCAACCGCAACCAGATTGGCGCGATTGTTGGCAGCCAACCCTTCGGCGGGGAAGGCCTTTCAGGCACAGGACCCAAAGCAGGTGGACCAAACTACCTGCCCCGCTTTTCAGCACCTGATCGTGAAACATCTGATGATATGTGGGAGGGCGGCGAAACGGCGCTCCCAGCTTTGCGATATGCCGCGCACGCCCCGCAGATGACGCAAAGCCTGCCCGGCCCTACCGGCGAATCCAACCGCCTGAGCGCCCTGCCGCGCCCGTCCTTATTGTGCATGGGGCCCGGTGCGAAGACAACGGCCACACAAGCCCGCGCTGTCGAAGCCCTCGGCGGCATCGCGGTCATGGCGACCGGCACCATTGATCCTGCGGATCTGACCAATGGTCCCGCCTATGGTGGTGTCTTGTGGTGGGGGGACGCGGATACCGGGCGCGCCATTGAAGTGGCGCTTGGCAAACGCACAGGCCCGATCACGCCGCTGATCCCAGGACGGCCTGATACAGCGCGGGTGCTCTCAGAACGCCATGTCTGCGTCGATACAACCGCTTCTGGTGGCAACGCGGCCCTTCTGGGTGCAGCAACCTGA
- a CDS encoding Lrp/AsnC ligand binding domain-containing protein, which translates to MVKISDENEQSDKISLDRFDRSILSVLAEDGRISITDLAKRIGLSKSPTQARLRRLEQTGIVIGYRALLDPIQLGLDHVAFVEVRLSDTRENALKAFNAAVAKVPEIEQAHMIAGNFDYLLKVRTSDMSRYRQFLGQTISMLPHVAGTSTYVAMEAVKETMLAETT; encoded by the coding sequence ATGGTTAAAATCAGTGATGAAAATGAGCAAAGTGATAAAATCAGTCTGGATCGATTTGATCGCTCGATTCTTTCGGTGCTGGCAGAGGACGGGCGTATCAGTATTACCGATCTTGCCAAGCGCATTGGATTGTCCAAATCACCGACCCAGGCCCGGCTGCGGCGTCTCGAGCAAACGGGCATTGTGATTGGCTATCGTGCTTTGCTCGATCCAATTCAACTGGGTCTCGACCACGTGGCTTTTGTCGAGGTGCGACTAAGCGATACCCGCGAGAACGCGCTGAAAGCTTTCAACGCGGCCGTCGCAAAGGTCCCTGAAATCGAACAAGCTCATATGATTGCAGGCAATTTCGACTATTTGCTGAAAGTGCGCACCAGTGACATGTCGCGATACCGCCAGTTTCTGGGGCAGACCATCTCGATGTTGCCACATGTTGCCGGCACGTCCACTTACGTCGCCATGGAAGCTGTGAAGGAAACGATGTTGGCAGAGACCACTTGA
- a CDS encoding tetratricopeptide repeat protein gives MKCIAILLSICATPLFAACPAAVDYSSEMEALFDQARAAPNDMAGQEVSNKMWQVWLRAPDEAAQEVLDRGMRHREIFDFVGALDQFSQLVAYCPNYAEGFNQRAYIHFLREDYQNALVDLDQALKLSPSHVAAQSGRALTLMNLGRTDEARDQLLSALENNPWLSERFLLLEGGPLAPAGKDI, from the coding sequence ATGAAATGTATCGCAATTCTCTTGTCCATCTGCGCCACCCCCCTTTTCGCGGCCTGTCCCGCAGCCGTTGATTACTCCTCCGAAATGGAAGCGCTCTTTGATCAGGCGCGCGCGGCCCCAAACGACATGGCGGGGCAGGAGGTTTCAAACAAGATGTGGCAAGTCTGGTTGCGCGCGCCGGATGAAGCGGCCCAAGAGGTTTTGGACCGGGGCATGCGTCACCGTGAAATCTTTGATTTTGTTGGTGCCTTGGATCAATTTTCGCAATTGGTCGCTTATTGCCCGAATTACGCGGAGGGATTCAACCAGCGTGCCTACATCCACTTTTTGCGTGAAGATTATCAGAACGCACTCGTCGATCTAGACCAGGCTTTGAAGTTATCGCCCTCGCACGTGGCCGCGCAGTCTGGTCGCGCCTTAACGTTGATGAATCTCGGGCGCACCGATGAAGCGCGTGATCAATTACTCTCGGCGCTTGAAAACAATCCGTGGTTGTCAGAGCGGTTTTTGCTTCTGGAAGGCGGGCCATTGGCGCCCGCAGGAAAAGATATCTAA